The Girardinichthys multiradiatus isolate DD_20200921_A chromosome Y, DD_fGirMul_XY1, whole genome shotgun sequence genome has a window encoding:
- the LOC124863701 gene encoding alpha-2,8-sialyltransferase 8F-like — protein MGRQIFTFIASFVFMGSVLIILMWYTLDKNNAKSNQFQPQMRNAPRSFASCKNCGENIKKALEVYYETWKKQDYNYEKFRLDLKANVNGFDEAIISQTNTPVGSTLVYDGERKRTYDVNPQIFNSFPKGHPFSNKRWDTCAVVGNGGILANSNCGEMINSAEFVIRCNLPPLSDGYEKHVGTKTDLVTANPTIFFKKFESLVGRRRPLMEKLSSYGNSMVLLPAFSFGMNTAVCMRALYTIQDFQSAIQPVFFNPEYLYKLSLFWRSHGLKEARLSTGVMMTSLALELCDNVHLYGFWPFSVHPYSFKNLTNHYYDDMKPSTNFHSMPVEFNILLQLHKQGVLRLHLGECKPNDY, from the exons atggggAGACAGATATTCACTTTTATTGCCTCCTTCGTCTTTATGGGGAGCGTGTTGATTATTCTCATGTGGTACACGTTGGACAAAAA TAATGCAAAAAGTAACCAATTTCAGCCCCAGATGAGAAATGCACCACGCTCCTTTGCTTCCTGTAAAAACTGCGG GGAGAATATTAAGAAAGCTTTAGAGGTTTACTATGAAACCTGGAAGAAACAGGACTACAATTATGAAAAATTCAG GTTGGACTTAAAAGCCAACGTCAACGGTTTTGATGAGGCCATCATAAGCCAGACGAACACCCCAGTGGGATCGACACTTGTTTATGATGGGGAAAGAAAGAGGACCTATGATGTGAATCCACAGATTTTCAACTCATTTCCAAAA GGGCATCCTTTCTCAAACAAAAGATGGGACACATGTGCTGTCGTCGGGAATGGTGGGATCCTGGCAAACAGCAACTGTGGAGAAATGATCAACTCAGCTGAGTTTGTTATCAG ATGCAACCTACCTCCTTTGTCAGATGGATatgagaaacatgttggtacCAAGACAGACCTTGTGACTGCAAACCCAACAATCTTCTTTAAAAA gTTTGAGTCTCTTGTAGGACGCCGACGTCCACTAATGGAAAAGCTGAGCAGCTACGGCAACTCGATGGTGCTCCTTCCTGCCTTCTCCTTTGGAATGAACACAGCTGTATGTATGCGGGCTCTTTACACCATCCAGGACTTTCAAAGTGCCATCCAACCTGTTTTCTTCAACCCTGAGTACCTCTATAAACTCTCTCTCTTTTGGCGCTCACACGGGCTGAAAGAAGCACGGCTCAGCACTGGAGTCATGATGACAAGCCTGGCTTTGGAGCTCTGTGACAATGTGCATCTTTACGGGTTTTGGCCCTTCAGTGTTCATCCATACAGCTTCAAGAACCTGACCAACCACTATTATGATGACATGAAGCCAAGTACAAATTTTCACTCCATGCCAGTTGAGTTTAACATTTTGTTGCAGCTACACAAACAGGGTGTGCTACGCCTACACCTTGGCGAGTGTAAGCCAAATGATTACTAA